In the genome of Fulvivirga maritima, one region contains:
- a CDS encoding SRPBCC family protein: protein MITFTNNLVVNTSLEEVYDFILECENLPKWNYYVTSVTKVEGEGEGSLYFQQRKNDQQYFKISELVPYQKVVLQSVKSADSPIHFHRVFILSRMVDHSTAIKDVFQVNTKYPKLMEFFFKRKIKNAVADNLQKLKELLETRQTVLQDGRMQTI from the coding sequence ATGATTACTTTTACCAATAACCTTGTTGTAAACACAAGTCTGGAGGAGGTCTATGACTTTATCTTAGAATGTGAAAATTTGCCTAAATGGAATTACTACGTTACCTCAGTAACAAAGGTAGAAGGAGAGGGGGAGGGGAGTTTGTATTTTCAACAGCGCAAGAACGACCAGCAGTATTTTAAAATATCAGAGCTGGTGCCGTACCAAAAGGTGGTATTACAATCAGTGAAATCAGCCGACAGCCCTATACATTTCCATAGAGTTTTTATATTGAGCAGAATGGTAGATCATTCTACTGCTATCAAAGATGTATTTCAGGTAAATACGAAATATCCGAAGCTGATGGAATTTTTCTTTAAACGGAAGATTAAAAATGCTGTAGCCGATAACCTGCAAAAACTCAAAGAACTTTTGGAAACACGACAAACCGTCCTCCAAGACGGTAGGATGCAGACTATTTGA